The DNA window CACAATGCCCGTGCTGGTTCCGCCGATGTTGAAGAAGCAGTAGACGCCCAGCCCCCAGGCTTCGTGGCTGGTGACGTTGCTGGCCACTTTGTAGGAGGCGTAGCCGTTGGTGCCAGCACCGCTGCTCCACACGCCCTGGCTGGGCACGTCGTAGGGCATTTCGTTCTGGAAGAAGATGGTTTTGCCGCCCTGGCCGTTCCAGATCACTTCGTGTTTCTGGTAGTGTTCCACAAAGAGACCGGTGGCCAGCACGTTGTTGCCGTTCACGATCACGCCGGTGTCTGCGGTGTTGATGTTCCAGCCGGTGGGAGAGTTGCCGTGGTCTGCACGCCAGGCCCAGATGTGGTCGATGATGGCGTTGCTGCTGTTCACGATCAGGCTGGTGGTGGCTTTCCCGGCCACTGCGCCCCCGATGCGGAAGTACACGTCTTGCACGCTGGTGGGGTTGGCGGCGTGGCTGGTGTTCGCTCCGGCCTGCCCGATGGTCAGCAGGGCTGCAGAGTTGGTGGTGCCTGCATCGAACAGCAGGTCAGAGATGCGTACACCATCCACATCTGCAACGGTCATGGCGTTGATGCCGCCATCCGGGATCAGGGTGGCCAGGCCAATCCCCATCACCACGGTGTTGGCACGGGTGACATTGAGGGTCTGGTTCAGGTGGTACACGCCGGGGGTGAAGAACAGGTTGAGGCCCTGTTGCAAAGCCTGATTGAGGGTGGCGGCGCTGTCGCTGGGTTTTGCAACATAGAACTGGCTCATGGGCAGAGAGGTTCCAGCGGTGTTGGGCCAGGTGGCTCCGCTGCTGTTGGTCCTCAGGTTGGGCAGGAACACCCGGTATTTGCCGTCTGACTGGATGTACAGGTAGGGCTTCTCGCGGGTGACGGGGGTGGTGGCCAGGGTGGTGTGCACGGGGCTGGGGAAGGCGTTGGCGGGTGCTCCGGTCACGCCAGAGAACACCATGTTCCACACGCCGCCTGCCCAGCTGCCGATGTTGCTGTCCCGGGTGTACCACTGCTGCTGGGAGCCGGAAACAATTTGCCCATCCACGCGGCTGTCTGCCAGGTAGCCACCGCTGGCGTAGCCCTGTCCGCCGTCCATGTTGGAGGGACCGAGCGCCATGTTGCCCCGGATGTGCACGCGGCGCATGGGGGCTGCCTGAGACACGGCCCAGCGGGTGCTGCCATTTTCAGGGAGCACGGCGAGGTTTTCCACCGAGCGCCAGAAGTTCTGGGTGGCGTTGGATTCGTCTCCGAAGTTCCAGCCGCTGTCCACGTTGATGTTGCGGGTGAGGGTCACATCGTCCGGGTTCAGGCCCAGACCTGCCAGGTGGGTGTAAAAGCCCACGTTGGCCCACACATTGTAGGTGCCGGGTTTGAACAGGAAGGCAAAACGCTGGTTGCCGAATTGCGCACTGGAATTCTTGACGTAAGGGGTGAAAGCATTGTCCAGTGCTGCCTGAACTGTGGCTGCCGATTCGGTGGGACTGAAGATCCTGACGTTGGGGCCAAAGTCCGGGGTGTCAGAGGTGGGCAGGGTGGTGGTGCTTGCCGTTTTGATGCCGAATTCCCACAGGGAGTAACCGTATTGGGTGCCGCGCTGGGTTCCGGTCAGGCGCACATAACGACCAGATCCGGTCACACTGAGAATCTGGTTGCCACCGGTGCTGGTGGTGGTGCTGTAAATCTGGGTCCAGCCGCCGGTTCCGGTGTTGGAGACTTCAATTTTGAAGGCCTTTCCGTAAGCAGCTTCCCAGTTGAGGTTGATTTCACACAGGTTCTGCACGCTGCCCAGGTCCACCTGAATCCACTGGGGATCGGAAAACTGACTGGACCAGCGGGTTCCGGTGTTGCCATCAAAAGCTGCATTGGCAGGGGTCCCAGAATTTTCGATGCTGGAGGCAGAGTAGGTTTTGCCCAGGGCCACGTTGGCGGTGTTGCAGACGGCTTGCTGGCTGAAAGCACTGTCGGTGGGGGAAATCTGGGTGCCGCAACTGCCCAGCAGGGCGAGAAGTCCAGTCATCAGCAGGGTGTGTTTACGCATGGGATCCTCCAGAAAAGTGCGCAAAATCGGGGGCGCAGAAAAATGGGCGTGAAGGGGCCTTCAGGGCAAATCAAAGCCCTGTTGGAATGGCTGAAAAAGCTGTCTGAAAAACACACTGGTGTTTTCAGGGAACACACAGACCGGCCAGTGCAGTGCAGGTCTGAAGGTGCCGATTTGGGGCATGAAAGCGGGCCGCTGGCAGGGGCAAAGACGGCAGGAAAGTGAAAGCAGAATTGTCTGTGTACTGCTGTAATGTAGCGCTAAAATGAAAAAAATGCAAGAGGGGAATTGTACCGCTAAAATACTGGCGCACCGTTCAAGTTTGTGGGAGAATGCAGCCAGACCGAGAAAGAGGTTTGATGCCATGACCCTGACCCCTCCCGATTCCACCCCCGTGACCCTGGACGCTGTTGCCAGACAGGCGGGTGTCTCCCCCATGACGGTTTCCAACGTGATCAACGGGAAAACCAACGTGCGCCCCGCCACCCGTGAACGGGTGCTGGAAGCCATCCAGGCCACCGGCTACCGGGTCAACCCCATGGCCCGTGCGCTGGCTGGAGGTCGCAGCCGCATCATCAGTGTGTTCACCCCACAGCTCAACAAGCCTTACGCTTCAGAAGTGGTGCAGGGGGCAGCCCGAGCAGCCGAAACCCTCAATTACGACCTGGTGGTG is part of the Deinococcus roseus genome and encodes:
- a CDS encoding discoidin domain-containing protein — its product is MRKHTLLMTGLLALLGSCGTQISPTDSAFSQQAVCNTANVALGKTYSASSIENSGTPANAAFDGNTGTRWSSQFSDPQWIQVDLGSVQNLCEINLNWEAAYGKAFKIEVSNTGTGGWTQIYSTTTSTGGNQILSVTGSGRYVRLTGTQRGTQYGYSLWEFGIKTASTTTLPTSDTPDFGPNVRIFSPTESAATVQAALDNAFTPYVKNSSAQFGNQRFAFLFKPGTYNVWANVGFYTHLAGLGLNPDDVTLTRNINVDSGWNFGDESNATQNFWRSVENLAVLPENGSTRWAVSQAAPMRRVHIRGNMALGPSNMDGGQGYASGGYLADSRVDGQIVSGSQQQWYTRDSNIGSWAGGVWNMVFSGVTGAPANAFPSPVHTTLATTPVTREKPYLYIQSDGKYRVFLPNLRTNSSGATWPNTAGTSLPMSQFYVAKPSDSAATLNQALQQGLNLFFTPGVYHLNQTLNVTRANTVVMGIGLATLIPDGGINAMTVADVDGVRISDLLFDAGTTNSAALLTIGQAGANTSHAANPTSVQDVYFRIGGAVAGKATTSLIVNSSNAIIDHIWAWRADHGNSPTGWNINTADTGVIVNGNNVLATGLFVEHYQKHEVIWNGQGGKTIFFQNEMPYDVPSQGVWSSGAGTNGYASYKVASNVTSHEAWGLGVYCFFNIGGTSTGIVASRGVEVPNNANVKFHSLLTVSLGNNGTISNVINTTGAAVPIPGTNTAPSNVVSYP